GGTCGTCACGACCGGCAGCGACGCCGCCACCATCAGCAGGCCGAGGACGGCGACGTCGCTCGCGACGCGTACGGTGTCGCGCCAATCGGTTTTCATCCCTTGATTCCGCTCGTGTTGATGCCCTCCACCAAGAGTCGCTGGAACGCGACGAAGAACAGGAAGACCGGCACCAGGGACAGCAGCGACATCGCGAACATCGGGCCGACCGCGCTCTCGCTGGTCGAGTCGATGAACAGGGTCAGCGCCACCGGGACGGTGTAGTCCTGCAAATCTGACAGGAACACGAGTTGGCGGAAGAAGTCGTTCCAGGCCCAGATGAACGAGAAGATCGCGGTGGTCACCAGAGCAGGGCGGCTCAGGGGCACGATCACATGACGGAAGACGGTGTAGGGCGACGCGCCGTCGATCTTCGCCGCCTCGTCGAGCTCGACCGGGATGCCGCGCATGAACTGGACCATCAGGAAGACGAAGAACGCTTCCGTGGCCAGGAACTGCGGCACCAGCAGCGGCAGGTAGGGCCACGGTTCGCCGACCCAGCCGAGCTGCTTGAACAGCACATACTGCGGGATGATCAGCACGTGGCCGGGCAGCAGCAGCGTGCCGATCATGATGGCGAACCAGATCTTCCGCATCCGGAACCGCAGGCGGGCGAACGCGTACGCGGCCAGCAGGCAGGACACCGCGTTGCCGACCACGGTCAACACCGCCACCATCGCGCTGTTGACGAAGAACCGGCCGAAGCTGACGTCGAAGTTCTGCCAGCCGTCGCGGAAGTTGCCCGGCGTGAACACGTCGGGCCACAGGCCGATGTTGGTGGCGATCTCCTCGCGTGACTTGACCGACGTGCCCAGCATCCACAGCAGCGGATAGAGCACGATCGCCAGGATCACGATCAAGATCAACAGTCGCACCAGGGTACGGCCGCGCATCAGCGCTCCTCCCCGTCGGCGTAGTGGACCCAGAACCGGCCGGTGCTGAACAGCACGACGGTGATCAGCGCGATCGCCACCAGGAACACCCATGCCATCGCGGACGCGTACCCCATCTGAAGTTCGGTAAAGCCCTTGATGTAGAGGTTGAGCGAGTACATCAGCGTCGAGTCGACCGGCCCGCCGGTGCCGTTGCTGAGCACGAACGCCGACGTGAAGCCCTGGAATCCGTTGATCGTCTCCAGCACCAGGTTGAAGAAGATGACCGGCGAGAGCATCGGCAGCGTGACCGCGCGGAACTGGCGCCAGGCGTTGGCGCCGTCGACGGACGCGGCCTCGTAGAGCTCCACCGGGATCTGCTTGAGCCCGGCCAGGAAGATCACCATCGGCGCGCCGAACTGCCAGATCGCCAGCACCATCAGGGTTTCCAGCGCCCAGTCAGGGTCGTTGACCCACGGCTTGCCGTGGATGCCGAAGACGCTCAGCAGCGAGTTGAACGCGCCTTCGCGGTTGAACATGTTGACCCAGACGATGGCCAGCGCGACGCTGCCGCCGAGCAGCGAGGGCAGGTAGAACAGCCCCCGGAACAGGCCGACGCCCTTGAACGCCTTGTTGAGCAGCAGTGCGACGCCGAGCGCGGTGGCCAGCTTGAGCGGCACGGCGATCAGCGCGAACTCCACCGTCACCCGGACCGCGTGCCAGTAGGACGGGTCGGCGGTGAACATCTTGCGGTAGTTGTCGAAGCCGACCCACTCCACGGCGGAGAAGTCGGTGAGCGCGTCGTAGTTGGTGAAGCTCAGGTAGAGCGACAAAAGCATCGGGATGGCGGTGATGCCCAGCAACCCGAGCAGCCACGGTGACAGGAAGACGTAGCCGGCGATGTTCTCGCGGCGGCGCGGGCCACCCCGGCCCCGCCGACTGGCGGGACCGGGTGCGGCGGGAACTTCCGCCGGTGGCGCGATGCTTACGGCCAACGTCAGGCCTGACCGATGGCGGTCTTGCAGGCCGCGTAGAACGCCTTCGCGGCATCAGCCGGCGTCTGGCGGCCGTACTGCACCTCTTCGGCCGCCTTGATCAGCTCGGACCGCACCTTGCTGTGCCCCTTGAGCGGAACCTGCGGCGACGGGCCGAACTTGGCGCCCAGCTCGTTTTCGACGGCGATGGACTGCTTCATGTTGGCGTCCGTCACGCTTTCCGAGACCGCCTTGCGGATGTCCATGTTGGACGGCAGGCCGCGGTCGGTGCCGAGCACCTTGCCGGCCTCGGGGTCGTTGGCGAGGAAGTTGATGACGTCGACGGCGATGTCTTTCTTGTCGCTGCCGCGGAACACCGAGAAATACATGGACGCGCGGGCCCACTGCGCGCTCGTGTCACCCGGGTAGGCGATGACGCCGAGCTCGTCCTTGGTGTTCTTCTTCAGCTCGGGCATCTGGTTGGCCCACACCCAGCTCGTGCCGGCCTTGCCCGTCACGACGAGCTGCTTGCTGATGTCGGTGACGTTGCCCTCGTGGATGACGTCGGCGGTCGGGGTGGCACCGCGGTCGCGGGCGCCCTTCCACAGCTCGAACCAGCCGGTCACGTCCTGCTCAGTGAATCCGAGCGCCTTGTCCTTGTAGAGGTCTTTGCCCTGCTGGCGCAGCCAGACCCAGAAGGCCTTGTAGTCGGCGCTCGGGTCCTGGGTGCCGGGGACCTTGGCGGTCTTCGACACGTTTTCCGCCCAGGTGATGAAGTCGGCCCAGCTCATCCCGGTCGTCGGCGCGGGCAGCTTGTTCTTGTCGAGCAGCGTCTTGTTGAAGACCAGGCCCTGGGTGTTCTCACCGAACGCGACGCCGGCCAGCTTGCCGTCGACCACGCCGTATTTCCAGAGGCTCTCGGGGAACTTCGTCACGTCGAGCTTGCCACCGTCCTTGTAGGACGTGAGATCGAGGGTGACGTTGCGGGACGCGTACTCGGTGAGGTAGTTGTCGTCGATCTGGAAGATGTCCGGTGCGTCTCCGCCGGCGGTCAGCGTGGCCAGCTTGTCGAAGTAGCCCTGGTTGGCTTGCCACGTCTTCTTGAACGTGACGTTGGGGTGCTTCTTGGTGTAGAGCGCGAGCGCGTCTTCGGTCAGCTTCGCGCGACCCTCCGCGCCCCACCAGAAGATGGACAGCTCGACCGGCTTGTTGGGGTCGGCGGCGGCGCTGCCGCCGTCGTCGTCACCGCAGGCCGCGGCGGCCAGCGCGAGCGGGATCACGACCAGGGCGGCCAGCAGTCGTCGCCGCAGGCCAGACCCCGGAGAGGCGGTACGGTGGTGGCGCGTGGTCGGCTCGACCGCACGCGGGGATGGTGCGCGGTGCATGTGCGCTCACTCCTTGGCGTAGGAGGCGACATCTCCGAGGGCGGCGGCAACCACGCCGCCCGGGTCCGCATGGCTGTGCGGACCCGGGCCCGGCCCCGTCGAGTCGCGGATGACCAGTTCGGTCTGAAGGGTTACCTGTGCGGTGGTGCGGCGGTCGTCGCCGTGCGAGAGGAGCATGTCGACGGCCGCCCGTCCGGCGGCGGCGGTTGGGGTCGCCACCGTCGTCAGCTTGGGGCGGGTGAGGCGGCTCAGCGCGATGTCGTCGATGCCGACGACACTGATGTCTTCCGGGCACCGTTGGCCGAGTTCGTGCAGGCCTTCGATCAGGCCGATGGCCATGAGGTCGTTGTAGGCGAGAACGGCCGTGACGCCGGACCGCATGATCTGGTCGGCGACGGCCATGCCGCCGGTCTCGGTGGGCTGGTTGGGCCCGATGACGGTGAGGTCGGCCTCGCTCGCGCGCGCCGCCGACATCGCCGAGCGGCGGATCTCCCGGCTGGTCCACGACCCGCGTGGGCCGGCGACCAGCGCGATCTGGGTGTGGCCGAGCCCGCGCAGGTGTTCGATGGCGAGCCTGGCTCCCTGCGCCACGTCCATCACCACCGTCGGCAGGCCGGTGAGCTGGCGGTTGACCACCACCAGCGGCACCTCGCGGCTGAGCTGCTCGATCAGGCTGTTGCTCATCCGCGGGCTGCAGAGCAGAACCCCGTCGACCTGTTTGGCCAGGGCGCGGACCAGACCCTCCTCGACGTTGGCGTCTTCGTTGGTGTCGGTCACGAAGATGTGGTAATCCCGCTGCCGGGCCTGGCTTTCGGCCGCCTTGATCAGCGGTGGGAAGAACGGGTTGGCGATGTCGGCCACGATCAGGCCGATGTTGTGGGTGCGCCCGGTGATCAGCGCCCGGGCGGCCCGGTTGGGGCGATAGCCGAGGTGTTCGGCACAGGCCAGCACCCGGCTGCGGGTCTCCGGGTTGACCAGATGCGGCGCCGAGAACGTGCGCGAGACCGTGGAGATGTGCACTCCGGACTCGCGCGCGACGTCGCGGATGGTGGCTGGCACGCGGGACCCCTCGTCTGTGGCCTTCGGGTTGTGGTGGCCGTCACTCAAGTGCGCCAATTAATGCAAACGGTTGTGTGACTGTCAACGGTCTGTTGTTTCGAATAGGTTGCGGACGGCCCACTATGTTTGGTGATAACGGGAATAACGGGCAAGACATTGACGGACTCGGCGACGTCATGGTTAGTTTCCTGCAAACGTTTGCAGGCCGTGAAGGGGTGGATCGATGCGTCGCTACGCCTTGGTCGGCGCTGGTGCCCGGGCCGGCATGTTCCTGCGCGCGCTCGCCGTCGACCACGCCGACCGCGCCGTCGTGGTCGCGCTCGCCGACACCAACCAGACCCGGATGGCGGCGCACAACCGCTGGCTCGCCGACCTCGGCGCCGGCCCGGTGCCGACCTACTTTGCTTCTGACTTCGGCGCGATGCTGGCCGCTGAGCGGGTCGACGAGGTGCTGGTCACCAGCGTCGACCGCACGCACGCCGACTACATCGTGGCCGCGCTGCACGCCGGTTGCGACGTGGTGACCGAGAAGCCGATGACGACCGACGTCGAGGGTTGCCGGCGGATCCTGGACGCGGTCGCGGTGACCGGCCGGCGCGTTCAGGTGGCCTTCAACTATCGCTTCAACCCGCTGCACGAGGCGTTCCGCTCCCTGCTCGCGAGCGGCGAGATCGGTGAGATCGGCTCGGTCCACTTCGAGTGGTTGCTCGATGTGCGGCACGGCGCCGACTACTTCCGCCGCTGGCACCGCGACGCGGCCAACTCCGGCGGGCTGCTCGTGCACAAGTCCGGTCACCACTTCGACCTGGTCAACTGGTGGCTGGACGCGACGCCGGTGACCGTGTTCGCCCTGGGTCGCCAGTTCTTCTACGGCGTCTCCGGCGCGCGACACGGATATGCCCGCTCCTATGACCGGGTGCACGGCGCCCCCGAAGCCAAGGGTGACCCGTTCGCCCTGCAACTGGCTGACAACCCGCAACTGCGGGCGCTCTATCTCGACGCCGAAGACGAAGACGGCTACCTGCGCGACCAGAACGTGTTCGCGCCCGGGGTGACCATCGACGACGACATGGCCGTGCTGGTGCGCTATTCGACCGGGGCGACGATGACCTACCACCTCACGGCGTACGCGCCCTGGGAGGGTTATCGCGTGATGGTGAACGGCAGCCGGGGCCGGCTCGAACTCGAGGTGGTCGAGAGCGACCACGTCAGCCCGGCCGGCGCCGGCGAGGTCAAGGGCGCCGCCGTGCACGGCGAGGTCGCCGCGGCCGAACGCGGCAACGCGCGGTTGACCGTCCATCCCTACTGGGCTCCGCCCCGGGAGGTGCCGGTGCCGGGCTATTCGCGCGGCGGACACGGTGGCGCCGACCGCCGGATGACCGACGTGCTGTTCGGCGCCACGACCGACCCGATGGAGCGCTCCGCCACCGCCCGCGACGGCGCCCTCGCCCTGCTGACCGGCCTGGCCGCCAACCGCTCGATGGCGACCGGCGCCCCGGTGACCGCCACCGACCTGCTCGATCCGATCTGACCGCGAGGAAGTGCATGTCCGACCTGCTGTTTCCGGCCGAGCCGGGTCAACGGTCGATCGCCCGCGAGCTCTACGGGCTCGCCCGCGACCAGCCGCTGATCTCGCCACACGGCCATGTCGACCCGGCCCTGCTGGCCGACGACGAGCCGTTCCCCGACCCGGCCCGGCTGATCATCGTGCCGGACCACTACCTGACCCGGATGCTGCTCAGCCAGGGGATCCCGCCGGGCCGGCTCGGCGTACCCAGCCGCGACGGTTCGCCGGTCGAGGCCGACGGCCGGGCGATCTGGCGGCTGTTCGCCGAGCACTGGCACCTGTTCCGCGGCACACCGTCGCGGCTGTGGCTCGAGCAGAGTCTCTCGTCTGTCTTCGGCGTGACCACGCGGCTGTCTCCGGCGACGGCCGACTCCGTCTACGACGAGGTGGCCGCCCGGCTCGCCGAACCCGCCTTCCGGCCGCGCGCTCTGTTTGAGCGGTTCAACATCGAGGTGCTGGCGACCACCGAGTCGCCGCTGGACGACCTGGCCGCGCACGCCAAGCTGGCCGCCGACGGCTGGGGCGGCCGAGTCATCTCGACTTTCCGGCCCGACGACGTGGTCGACATGGAGTTCGAGGGCTGGGCTTCGCGCGTCGGCCAGCTCGGAGAGCTGACCGGCGAGGACACCGGTACCTACAAGGGCTACCTGGCCGCGCTACGCTCCCGCCGCGAGGCGTTCATCGCCGCCGGCGCGACGTCCAGCGACCACGGCCACCCGACCGCCCGCACGCTGTGCCTGAGCCCGGTCGAGGCCGCGTCCCTGTTCGCCCGCGGCCTGCGCGGCGAGGCCGATGCCGCCGACGCGGAGACGTTCCGCGCGCACATGCTGGTCGAGTTCGCCCGGATGTCCATCGAGGACGGTCTGGTGATGCAGCTGCACCCGGGCGCGGTGCGCAACCACAACCGGTGGCTGCACGCGGCACACGGCCGCGACGTGGGCGGCGACCTGCCCCAGGCGACCGAATACCTGCACGCGCTCACCCCGTTGCTCGACGCCTACGGCAACGACCCGCGGCTGCGGGTGGTCGTCTACACGCTCGACGAATACACCTTCAGCCGCGAGTTGGCCCCGATCGCCGGCGGCTACGCCGCGATCTACCTAGGTGCACCGTGGTGGTTCCTCGACTCGCCGGAGGTGCTGCGCCGCTTCCGTGAGGCGGTCACCGAGAGCGCCGGCTTCTACAACACCGCCGGCTTCGTCGACGACACCCGGGCGTTCTGCTCGATCCCGGTGCGGCACGACGTCGCCCGCCGGGTCGACGCCGGTTTCCTCGCGCGGCTGGTCGCCGAGCACCGGCTGCCCTTCGACGAGGCCGCCGAGACGATCGTCGACCTCGCCTACCGCCTGCCGAAACGAGTCTTCCGCCTGGGGGATGCCGCATGACCACGATCCTGTCGGTCGACGTGCACGACGTGCGCTTCCCGACCGCCGCCGCCGGTGACGGCTCCGACGCCATCAACCGGGGCGACTATTCGGCGACCTATGTGGAGCTTCGAACCGACGGGCCCTTGGTCGGGGCCGGCTTCACGTTCACCAACGGGCGGGGCAACGAGATCACCTGCGCGGCGGTGCGGGCGCTCGCTCCGGCGGTGATCGGCCGCTCGCTCGAGGAGATCGCGGCGGCGCCGGTCGAGTTCTGGCGGTCGCTCACCGCCGACCCGCAGTTGCGCTGGCTCGGCCCGGAGAAAGGCGTCATCCACATGGCGACCGGCGCGGTCGTCAACGCCGTCTGGGACCTGCGGGCCAAGGTCGCCGGGGTGCCGCTCTGGCGGCTGCTGGCCGAGATGCCGACCGACGAACTCGTCGCCAACATCGACTTCCACCACATCACCGACGCGCTCACCCCCGACGAGGCGTCGACAATCCTGGACAAGGGGCGCCACGGGTACGCCGAGCGGCTCGCGCTGCTGGAACGCGACGGCTTTCCCTCGTACACCACCTCGGTTGGTTGGTTGGGTTATCCCGACGAAAAGGTCCGGGCGCTGACCCGCGCCGCCTACGCCGAAGGCTGGCGGGCGATGAAGATGAAGGTCGGCGGCGACCTCGACGACGACGTGCGGCGGGCCCGGATCATCCGCTCGGAGATCGGCCCGGACGCGCTGCTGATGATGGACGCCAACCAGGTGTGGGACGTCGACGAGGCGATCGCCGCGATGGCCCGGCTGGCCGAGGTCGACCCCTACTGGATCGAGGAGCCGACACACGCCGACGACGTGCTCGGGCACGCCCGCATCCAGCGCGCGGTGGCGCCGATCCGGGTGGCCACCGGCGAGGTCGCGGCCAACCGGGTGATCTTCAAGCAGCTCCTCCAGGCCGAGGCGATCGGCGTCATGCAGATCGACGCCTGCCGGGTCGGCGGCGTCAACGAGGTGCTCGCCGAACTGCTGCTGGCGGCCAAGTTCGGCGTGCCGGTCTGCCCACACGCCGGCGGTGTCGGCCTGTGCGAGCTGGTGCAGCACCTGGCGGTCCTCGACTACCTGCGGATCGGCACGTCGCTCGACGGCCGGATGGTCGAGTACGTCGACCACCTGCACGAGCATTTCGTCGACCCGGTGCGCACCCGCGACGGCCGCTATCTGCTGCCAACGGCGCCCGGCTACAGCGCGGCGATGAAGCCTTCGTCCGTCTCCGCCTTCTCGTTCCCCGCCGGGCCGGTGTGGCGATGACGTCGCTTCTGGGCCTCGGCGCGCTGCGCCGGCTTCCCGTCGAGAGCCGACCGCTGATCCGGCCCGGCACGGTGCCGGCCGGCATCGTCCACATCGGTCTCGGCGCGTTCTTCCGGGCGCATCAGGCGGTCTACACCGAGGCGGCGCTCGCGGCCGCGGGTGGCGACTGGGGCATCGTGGGGGTGGCGCCGCGTTCTACCTCCGTCGTCGAGGCGCTCGCTTCGCAGGACCAGCTCTACAGCGTCACCTCGCTGTCGGCCAACGACGCGCAGACCCGCGTGGTCGGCGCGCTGGCCGCGTCGCACGTCGCCGCGCTGGATCCGGCCCGGGTGGTGGCCCTGCTCGCCGATCCGGCGATCCGGGTCGTGACGCTGACCGTCACGGAGAAGGGCTACCGGCTCGACCCGGCCACCGGGCGGCTCCTGTCGGATCAGGCGCTCGACGCCGACCTGGCCGGTGACCGGCCACCGACCACCGTGCCCGGAATGCTGGTGCAGGGCCTGCTCGCCCGTGCTCGCGCCGACGCCGGCCCGATCGCGATCGTGAGCTGCGACAACCTGCCGGCCAACGGCCGCCGGGTGCAGGGCATGCTCGACGCGGCGTTCGCGCGGGCGGGTCACGACGACACCTGGGTACGCGCCAACGTCCGCTGCCCCGGCACGATGGTCGACCGGATCGTGCCGGCGTCGACATCGGCCACCCTTTCGTTGGCAGCGGCGGCGCTGGGCGTCGTGGATCAGGTGGCGCTCAGCGGCGAGCCCTACATGCAGTGGGTCATCGAAGACGACTTCCCGGGCGGCCGTCCCGCGTGGGAGGCGGCCGGGGCCGTGCTCACGTCCGACGCGGGCCCGTGGGAGCGGTTGAAGCTGCGCAGCCTCAACGGCGTCCACTCGGCGATGGCCTATCTCGGCGCGCTCGCCGGCCGTTCGACGATCGCGGAGGCCTTCGAGATGCCCGGCCTGGCCGAGGCGATGCGCCTGTTCGTGGCCGAAGACGTAGCGCCCAGCTTCACGCCGCCGGCCGGGGTATCCGTTGTCTCCTATGGCGCGTCGGTCCTCTCGCGGTTCGCCAATCCCGCGATCCTGCACCGCACGACGCAGATCGCGATGGACGGCTCGCAGAAGCTGCCGCAACGGGTGCTGGAGACGATCAGTGACCGCCGGTCGGCCGGCGCGGTGCCGCGCTGGGGCGCGCTCGTCGTGGCGGCGTGGATGCGTTACTGCCGGGGGGTTGCCGACGACGGGAGCACGTTGGGCCTCGACGACCCGTTGGCTGACACCATCCGCGCGGCGATCAAGGCCGCGCCGGCCACGCCGGAAGGTCTGGCCGGGGCGTTGTTCGGCCTGACCGCGGTCTTCCCGCCGTCGCTGGCCCAGGACGAGGTCGTTCGGTCGTTGGTGGTCGAGTGGTTGACCGAGTTCGAGAAGCACGGAGTCGAGTCGACGCTGGCCGGTGTGTCATGACCCGCCGCACGTCGGTGACCGCCGGTGTGTCGGTCAGCGGCGGTCCGTCGGTAGGCGGTGGCATGTCTTCAGGTGGCGGTGCGTCGGTTGGCGGCGGTCTGGCCGTAAACGACGGTCCGTCGGTGAGCGGCGGTGTGTCGTGAGCGGCGGCTTGCCGCGGGTCGCGCTGATCGGTGCCAACGGCCACGGTCGTTGGCACCGGCGGCGGCTCGCGGCCGGCCCGTTCTCCTTCGTCGGCATCGCCGAGCCGAACCCGGTCGACGCCGACCCGCCGGTGCCGGCCGCCACGCCGGTGTTCCGGGACCATCGCGCGCTGCTGGCCGCGACCCGGCCCGACGTGGTGATCATCTGCACGCCGCCGGGTACCCATCTGCCGATCGCCCTCGACGCCCTGGAAGCGGGCTGTGACCTGCTGCTGGAGAAGCCGCCGGTGCTGTCGCTGGCCGACCACGCCCGGCTGGCGACCGAGTTGGCTTCGACCGGCCGCGTGTGCCAGGTCGGCTTCCAAGCGCTCGGCGCGGCCGCGTTCGACGAGCTGAGCGCAGCGATCGCCGGCGGCGCACTCGGCACGGTGACCGGCGTCGCGGCGGTGGCGTCGTGGCATCGGGACGACGCTTACTACGCCCGGTCGCCCTGGGCGGGCCGCCGCGCGGTGGATGGTGCGCTGATCAACGCACAGGGCCACGCGGTGATGGAGGCCCTGGCTCTTGCTGATCTCTCCTTGCTCTGCACCCCTATAGGCAGCACCGGTCGCCAGACGACGCGTTCGCAAATGGGCTCAAAGCGGGCGGATCGCATAGGTAGCGACCCAACACGTGCTGCCTATAGGGGTGCAGAGCAAAGCCTGTCGACGCCACCCGCCCGGCCGCGGCTCGAGGTCGAGCGCTACCGGACCAGGCCGATCGAAAGCGACGACACCGCCGTGCTGCGGTTGACCCTCCAGGGTGGACTTCCGGTCGTCGTCGCGGTCACGCTGGCCGGCGAAGAGTTCATCCCCGGTGAGGTCACCGTCACCGGGACGCGGGGGAGTGCCACCCTGGAATACCCGACCGACCGCCTCCGGCTGCCCGGCGAACCGGGCCTGCGTGAGGTGTCCGGCCGGATCGACCTGCTCGACAACCTGCTCGCCCACCGCGCCGACCCGACCGGTGTGCCGCTGCGGGCACCACTGGCGGCCACCGCCGGCTTCACCGCGGTGGTCGAGGCGCTCGGCGCGGCGCCGGTTCCGGTGTTGCTCGACGACGACCTCGTCGATGACCTCGGCGCCGGGCCGCAGCGGGTCCGCTCCATCCCCGGCATCAACGACGTGCTCCGCCGGGCCGCCGACGGGCTCGCGCTGCCGTCCGAGCTCGGCGTGCCGTGGGCCGAACCGCCCTACACGGAAAACAGCTTGCAAACAACGGGGTCAGTCGCCCGGCAGGAATAGGGCTAATAGGAACTCCCGACCGGATCGGCGGTCGGGCGCTTTCCGTTGCCGCGATTGACTGCAACTTATCTGCACATCGATTCCATTGACACTCATAATGACCGATACCTATGTTTCCTAATAGGTATCCAGGTTGCGAACGGAGTGTCTCAATGCGATTTCGAAGTCTCGCCGCCGTCGTTGCCGGCGCGATGCTCGTCGCCCTGGCGGCACCCGCCGCCGCGGCATCCGCGCCGGCCGCGGGGCTGCTGGCCGAGCAGATCGCCCGTCAGGTGCTGCCCGCCGGCGACGGTTGGGCCGCCGAGGGCGCCGGCACCACCGGCGGTGCCGCGGCCACGCCGGAAAATGTGTTCTACGTCGACGACCGCGACGAACTCGCGGCCGCCGTCGCCGGCACGACACCGGCGATCGTATTCGTCCGCGGCACCATCCACGGCAATGCCGACGTGAGCGGTGCGCCGCTTTCCTGCGCGCAGTTCGCCGATCCGGCGTACACCTTGGATGGTTTTCTCGCGGCTTATGACCCGGCGGTCTGGGGGCGGGTGGCGCCCAGCGGCCCGCTCGAGGAGGCGCGGGTGCGCTCGGCCGCCAACCAGAGTGCGCGGGTGCGGGTCAACGTCGGCTCCAACAAGACCATCATCGGCGTGCGCGGTGCCCGCCTCAACGGCGTCTTCCTGCGGCTCGACGGCAGCGCCAACGTGATCATTCGCAACCTCACCCACGAGGACTCACGCGACTGCTTCCCGGTCTGGTCACCGACCGACGGCGAGACCGGCAACTGGAACGCGGCCTACGACAACATCTGGGTACGCAACTCGCAGCACGTCTGGATCGACCACAACACGTTCACCGACGCTGACAACCCGGACTCGGCGCAGCCACTCTACTTCGGCCGGCCCTACCAGGTGCACGACGGGCAGACCGACATCACCAACGGCAGCAACTTCGTGACGGTGTCCTACAACCGGTTCACCAACCACGACAAGACGATGCTGATCGGCTCGACCAACACCCCGGGTGCCGACGTCGGCGCGCTCAAGGTGACCGTGCACCACAACGAGTTCGACGGCTCGGTGCAGCGCGCGCCGCGGGTGCGGTTCGGCCAGGTCGACGTCTACAACAACCTCTACCGGGTGCCGGTCGCCGACCCGTTCGAATACAGCTGGGGTGTCGGCGTGCAGTCGGCCATCCACGCGGAGAACAACTACTTCGCGCTGGGTGCCGGGGTCTCGCCGGACGCGATCGTCTTCGACTGGGGCGGCACGGTGCTCACCGAGAAGGGCACCTGGGTGCGTTCCGGGCGGTCGCTGCCCCGGCCGGCCAACCTGCTCGCCGCCTACAACGAGACGCATGACCCCGACATCGCCGGCGACGCGGGCTGGACACCCACGCTGCGCGCCGGTCCTGTCCTGCCCGCACCGGCGGCCGCGCTCGTCGTCGAGTTGTGCGCGGGCGCCAAGCGGTTGCCGATCTAACCAAAGCTGCGGCGGTCAGAGCGCTCCTGACCGCCGTTGGGCCGGGTGTGTCCCGGCAAGGTGCCGGCGGGTTGTGATGCCCGGAAGGCGTTGTGCGGCGGCAGTCGCGCGACGCCTGAGGACCTCAAGATCCTGCTCGCCGGCACCGCGCAACAGGGGTACGGAAGGCAGTTCTCAGCCCGGGTCTTCCGCACCCTCAGAGATCGATAGACGTCGATCTTTAACGGAAGAGGAGGATGCGTGTTACCCAACCAAGCCTGGCGCGCCCCGCTGGTGGCCCTCGCGGCCGCACTGGCCGCCGCGGCACTGGTCCTCGGCGTGACCACTGGAGCCAGCGCGGCCACGCTGCTCACCGACGACTTCGAAGACGGCAACTCGGCCGGCTGGACGGCCAACGGGGGTAGCTGGGCGGTAGCCACCGACGGCTCCCGCGTGCTCCGCCAGAGCAGCACCGGCAGCGACGCCCGCTCGCTCGCGGGCACGGCGACCTGGACCGACTATGCCGTGCAGACCCGGGTCAAGCCGGTCAGTTTCAACGGCGCCAACCGGTTCGTCGCGGTGCTCGCCCGCGTGCAGAGCAGCACCAGCTACTACTACCTGGCACTGCGTTCCAACAACACCGTC
This genomic interval from Asanoa ferruginea contains the following:
- a CDS encoding mannitol dehydrogenase family protein — its product is MAMTSLLGLGALRRLPVESRPLIRPGTVPAGIVHIGLGAFFRAHQAVYTEAALAAAGGDWGIVGVAPRSTSVVEALASQDQLYSVTSLSANDAQTRVVGALAASHVAALDPARVVALLADPAIRVVTLTVTEKGYRLDPATGRLLSDQALDADLAGDRPPTTVPGMLVQGLLARARADAGPIAIVSCDNLPANGRRVQGMLDAAFARAGHDDTWVRANVRCPGTMVDRIVPASTSATLSLAAAALGVVDQVALSGEPYMQWVIEDDFPGGRPAWEAAGAVLTSDAGPWERLKLRSLNGVHSAMAYLGALAGRSTIAEAFEMPGLAEAMRLFVAEDVAPSFTPPAGVSVVSYGASVLSRFANPAILHRTTQIAMDGSQKLPQRVLETISDRRSAGAVPRWGALVVAAWMRYCRGVADDGSTLGLDDPLADTIRAAIKAAPATPEGLAGALFGLTAVFPPSLAQDEVVRSLVVEWLTEFEKHGVESTLAGVS
- the uxaC gene encoding glucuronate isomerase encodes the protein MSDLLFPAEPGQRSIARELYGLARDQPLISPHGHVDPALLADDEPFPDPARLIIVPDHYLTRMLLSQGIPPGRLGVPSRDGSPVEADGRAIWRLFAEHWHLFRGTPSRLWLEQSLSSVFGVTTRLSPATADSVYDEVAARLAEPAFRPRALFERFNIEVLATTESPLDDLAAHAKLAADGWGGRVISTFRPDDVVDMEFEGWASRVGQLGELTGEDTGTYKGYLAALRSRREAFIAAGATSSDHGHPTARTLCLSPVEAASLFARGLRGEADAADAETFRAHMLVEFARMSIEDGLVMQLHPGAVRNHNRWLHAAHGRDVGGDLPQATEYLHALTPLLDAYGNDPRLRVVVYTLDEYTFSRELAPIAGGYAAIYLGAPWWFLDSPEVLRRFREAVTESAGFYNTAGFVDDTRAFCSIPVRHDVARRVDAGFLARLVAEHRLPFDEAAETIVDLAYRLPKRVFRLGDAA
- a CDS encoding pectate lyase family protein, which produces MRFRSLAAVVAGAMLVALAAPAAAASAPAAGLLAEQIARQVLPAGDGWAAEGAGTTGGAAATPENVFYVDDRDELAAAVAGTTPAIVFVRGTIHGNADVSGAPLSCAQFADPAYTLDGFLAAYDPAVWGRVAPSGPLEEARVRSAANQSARVRVNVGSNKTIIGVRGARLNGVFLRLDGSANVIIRNLTHEDSRDCFPVWSPTDGETGNWNAAYDNIWVRNSQHVWIDHNTFTDADNPDSAQPLYFGRPYQVHDGQTDITNGSNFVTVSYNRFTNHDKTMLIGSTNTPGADVGALKVTVHHNEFDGSVQRAPRVRFGQVDVYNNLYRVPVADPFEYSWGVGVQSAIHAENNYFALGAGVSPDAIVFDWGGTVLTEKGTWVRSGRSLPRPANLLAAYNETHDPDIAGDAGWTPTLRAGPVLPAPAAALVVELCAGAKRLPI
- a CDS encoding Gfo/Idh/MocA family protein is translated as MSGGLPRVALIGANGHGRWHRRRLAAGPFSFVGIAEPNPVDADPPVPAATPVFRDHRALLAATRPDVVIICTPPGTHLPIALDALEAGCDLLLEKPPVLSLADHARLATELASTGRVCQVGFQALGAAAFDELSAAIAGGALGTVTGVAAVASWHRDDAYYARSPWAGRRAVDGALINAQGHAVMEALALADLSLLCTPIGSTGRQTTRSQMGSKRADRIGSDPTRAAYRGAEQSLSTPPARPRLEVERYRTRPIESDDTAVLRLTLQGGLPVVVAVTLAGEEFIPGEVTVTGTRGSATLEYPTDRLRLPGEPGLREVSGRIDLLDNLLAHRADPTGVPLRAPLAATAGFTAVVEALGAAPVPVLLDDDLVDDLGAGPQRVRSIPGINDVLRRAADGLALPSELGVPWAEPPYTENSLQTTGSVARQE
- a CDS encoding enolase C-terminal domain-like protein, with amino-acid sequence MTTILSVDVHDVRFPTAAAGDGSDAINRGDYSATYVELRTDGPLVGAGFTFTNGRGNEITCAAVRALAPAVIGRSLEEIAAAPVEFWRSLTADPQLRWLGPEKGVIHMATGAVVNAVWDLRAKVAGVPLWRLLAEMPTDELVANIDFHHITDALTPDEASTILDKGRHGYAERLALLERDGFPSYTTSVGWLGYPDEKVRALTRAAYAEGWRAMKMKVGGDLDDDVRRARIIRSEIGPDALLMMDANQVWDVDEAIAAMARLAEVDPYWIEEPTHADDVLGHARIQRAVAPIRVATGEVAANRVIFKQLLQAEAIGVMQIDACRVGGVNEVLAELLLAAKFGVPVCPHAGGVGLCELVQHLAVLDYLRIGTSLDGRMVEYVDHLHEHFVDPVRTRDGRYLLPTAPGYSAAMKPSSVSAFSFPAGPVWR